One Luteolibacter rhizosphaerae DNA segment encodes these proteins:
- the rseP gene encoding RIP metalloprotease RseP yields the protein MEALVKLSQTALLILVVIAIFNLIIFVHELGHYWAAKWRGLKIDRFQIWFGKPIWSKTINGVQYGLGWIPAGGFVALPQMAPMEAIEGGNLERAPLPPIKPLDKIIVAFAGPLFSFLLAFVAACTVWVIGKPAEVWTTQTVGWVEPGSPGDKAGLKRGDVIEAVNGVPVNSWDGTLDSIQLNIMTSRGSHIEFKVDRPDVGKLTLHSEFEIPKTEWYQRRAPRRVGIEPIATAPVIISDVVGKNAPAEKAGLKKDDVILAINGEEIVSDNQALFLIQKNGGNPLELRYKRGEEVATATVTPQVPVSPVSDPPRFQIGIGIGQDIRADVRQDIVKPSPIQQMQETVRMMVLTIVAVVSPDSSIGIQHLSGPIGIGKVQYNFLLMDHPILRIIAFLVLININLAILNMMPFPVLDGGHIVLAIMEWIAKRPVRVRLLEYIQLCFVFLLFGVMIYVSSKDLFDDFGRGGGGKKATETVFPG from the coding sequence ATGGAAGCTCTCGTCAAACTCTCGCAGACCGCGCTCCTGATCCTCGTGGTCATTGCGATCTTCAATCTCATCATCTTCGTCCACGAGTTGGGCCACTACTGGGCGGCCAAGTGGCGCGGCCTGAAGATCGACCGCTTCCAGATCTGGTTTGGTAAGCCGATCTGGAGCAAGACCATCAATGGCGTCCAATACGGCCTCGGCTGGATCCCCGCTGGCGGCTTCGTCGCTCTGCCCCAGATGGCGCCCATGGAAGCCATCGAAGGCGGCAATCTCGAGCGCGCGCCGCTGCCGCCCATCAAGCCGCTCGACAAGATCATCGTTGCCTTCGCCGGCCCGCTCTTCTCCTTCCTGCTCGCCTTCGTAGCCGCCTGCACCGTCTGGGTGATCGGCAAGCCCGCGGAAGTCTGGACTACCCAGACCGTGGGTTGGGTTGAGCCCGGCAGTCCTGGCGACAAGGCCGGACTCAAGCGCGGCGACGTCATCGAGGCCGTCAATGGCGTGCCCGTGAATAGCTGGGATGGCACGCTGGACAGCATCCAGCTGAACATCATGACCAGCCGCGGCAGTCACATCGAGTTCAAGGTGGACCGCCCGGATGTCGGCAAGCTCACGCTGCACTCCGAGTTTGAGATTCCCAAGACCGAGTGGTACCAGCGCCGTGCACCGCGTCGCGTCGGCATCGAGCCCATCGCTACCGCCCCGGTGATCATCAGCGATGTCGTCGGCAAGAATGCCCCGGCGGAGAAGGCCGGACTCAAGAAGGACGACGTCATCCTCGCCATCAACGGGGAGGAAATCGTTTCCGATAACCAAGCTCTCTTCCTCATCCAGAAGAACGGCGGCAATCCGCTCGAACTCCGCTACAAGCGCGGGGAGGAAGTGGCCACTGCCACCGTCACGCCGCAGGTTCCCGTCAGCCCCGTTTCGGATCCGCCCCGTTTCCAGATCGGCATTGGCATCGGCCAGGACATCCGTGCCGACGTCCGCCAGGATATCGTCAAGCCCAGCCCGATCCAGCAGATGCAGGAAACCGTCCGGATGATGGTCCTCACCATCGTCGCCGTGGTCTCGCCGGACTCCAGCATCGGCATCCAGCACCTCAGCGGTCCCATCGGCATCGGCAAGGTGCAGTACAATTTCCTCCTCATGGATCACCCGATCCTCCGCATCATCGCCTTCCTGGTGCTGATCAATATCAACCTCGCGATCCTGAACATGATGCCCTTCCCCGTCCTTGATGGCGGGCACATCGTCCTCGCCATCATGGAGTGGATCGCCAAGCGCCCCGTCCGCGTCCGGCTGCTCGAGTACATCCAGCTCTGCTTCGTCTTCCTCCTCTTCGGCGTCATGATCTATGTCAGCTCGAAGGACCTCTTCGACGACTTCGGCCGCGGCGGTGGTGGGAAGAAAGCCACCGAGACCGTCTTCCCCGGCTAA
- a CDS encoding fasciclin domain-containing protein: protein MKTNLTRLALILAIAPLSSVSAQETKTEETKKTTTTTTETTVAKVAEPGTIAAAINDGVTFSILSKALKAADLESTLGTKGSYTIFAPTDEAFMKLKEGTLDKLLLPENKEKLRSLLLYHVIPGQFTSSDLKDGEVTTSNGEKVEIDVEAGGKIEVEDKKVFKADLVLSNGVMHSIGEVMVPKSLDGFANLDED, encoded by the coding sequence ATGAAAACCAACCTTACTCGACTCGCGCTAATCCTAGCGATCGCGCCGCTTAGCTCCGTTTCCGCTCAGGAAACCAAGACCGAAGAAACGAAGAAGACCACGACCACCACCACGGAGACGACAGTGGCCAAGGTGGCGGAACCCGGCACCATCGCTGCCGCGATCAATGACGGCGTGACCTTCTCGATCCTCTCGAAGGCGCTGAAAGCGGCGGACCTTGAAAGCACCCTCGGCACGAAGGGCTCCTACACGATCTTCGCTCCGACGGACGAAGCCTTCATGAAGCTGAAGGAAGGCACCCTCGACAAGCTGCTGCTGCCGGAGAACAAGGAGAAGCTGCGCTCGCTGCTGCTTTACCACGTGATTCCCGGCCAATTCACGTCCTCGGACTTGAAGGACGGTGAAGTCACCACCTCCAACGGGGAGAAGGTGGAAATCGACGTGGAAGCCGGCGGCAAGATCGAGGTGGAAGACAAGAAGGTGTTCAAGGCCGACCTGGTCCTCAGCAACGGCGTGATGCACTCGATCGGCGAAGTCATGGTGCCGAAGTCCCTCGATGGCTTCGCGAACTTGGATGAAGATTGA
- a CDS encoding Bax inhibitor-1/YccA family protein codes for MNSSYNPYAVGSVSEAPMETRTDFVRKTYLHLAGAIGAFALIETLLIQMGFGRIALQLLGASRFSWLIVLGAFMGVSWIANKWANNGASKSTQYAGLVLYTLAEAVIFLPLIMMATLYDPAAIGKAGVVTGFMVLGLTAIAFTTKKDFTFLGGFLKVGFLIALGVILAGVFMPGLMSGMGIWFSLAMVLLASGSILYNTSAIMYHYAPGQHVAASLSLFASVALLFWYVLQLFMSRD; via the coding sequence ATGAACTCTTCCTACAATCCCTACGCCGTGGGCTCGGTCTCGGAGGCTCCGATGGAGACCCGGACCGACTTCGTGCGGAAGACCTATCTTCACCTCGCGGGGGCAATCGGTGCCTTCGCGCTGATCGAGACGCTGCTGATCCAGATGGGCTTCGGCCGGATCGCATTGCAGTTGCTGGGTGCCAGCCGCTTCTCGTGGCTGATCGTGCTGGGCGCGTTCATGGGAGTCTCCTGGATCGCGAACAAGTGGGCGAACAACGGCGCCTCCAAGAGCACACAGTATGCGGGCTTGGTTCTCTACACCCTCGCGGAGGCGGTGATCTTCCTGCCGCTGATCATGATGGCGACGCTCTACGATCCCGCAGCCATCGGTAAGGCGGGCGTGGTGACGGGCTTCATGGTGCTGGGCCTGACGGCAATCGCTTTCACCACCAAGAAAGACTTCACCTTCCTGGGTGGCTTCCTGAAGGTCGGTTTCCTGATCGCTCTCGGTGTGATCCTCGCGGGAGTCTTCATGCCGGGCCTGATGAGCGGCATGGGCATCTGGTTCTCGCTGGCCATGGTGCTGCTGGCCTCCGGGTCGATCCTCTACAACACCAGCGCGATCATGTATCACTACGCGCCTGGCCAGCACGTGGCCGCCTCGCTGTCGCTCTTCGCGAGCGTGGCGCTACTGTTCTGGTATGTGCTCCAGCTGTTCATGTCGCGCGACTGA
- the lpxK gene encoding tetraacyldisaccharide 4'-kinase yields MKETLAELERWGSDVIFGRAKGFRASMMRLAMSALSGVYRVVVQTRLKIYRKRWRQQHHLGTLVVSIGNLTVGGTGKTPVVELLAKTLRDRGRRVAILSRGYKSRRLKEPQNWKSNDGTKFPAEKMPKLVSTGRALLLDSKFAGDEPFMLARNLDGVAVVVDKDRVKGGRFAVGQLGADTLVLDDGLQYLHLSHGMDIVLVDRSAPFGTGALLPRGTLREPPRNLCRASYILITKCDGTPNDALIEKLRRHNRVAPIIECTHGPRYLEEVFTGERKPLEFLQDKWTAAISGIAVPEGFERSIEKLGARVEIRRRFSDHHRFSRKEIDKFMERCIERDMELVVTTEKDAVRFPRPKEITVPIYFLRIEVEILKGHEAWEDLITRLCHPSAPGDPVLRYRDAYAL; encoded by the coding sequence ATGAAGGAAACGCTGGCCGAACTGGAGCGCTGGGGCTCCGACGTGATTTTCGGCCGGGCGAAAGGCTTCCGGGCGAGCATGATGCGGCTGGCGATGAGCGCCTTGTCCGGCGTCTACCGCGTGGTGGTGCAGACGCGGCTGAAGATCTACCGCAAGCGCTGGCGCCAGCAGCACCATCTGGGCACGCTGGTGGTGAGCATCGGCAATCTGACGGTGGGCGGCACGGGCAAGACCCCGGTGGTGGAGCTGCTGGCCAAAACCTTGCGCGACCGCGGTCGGCGCGTGGCCATCCTGAGCCGCGGCTACAAGAGCCGGCGTCTGAAGGAGCCGCAGAATTGGAAGAGCAACGACGGAACGAAATTCCCGGCAGAGAAGATGCCGAAGCTGGTATCGACCGGGCGGGCGCTGCTGCTGGATTCGAAATTTGCCGGGGACGAGCCCTTCATGCTGGCCCGCAATCTGGATGGCGTGGCGGTGGTGGTGGACAAGGACCGGGTCAAGGGCGGGCGCTTCGCCGTCGGCCAACTGGGCGCGGACACCTTGGTGCTGGATGACGGCCTGCAGTACCTGCATCTCTCGCATGGCATGGACATCGTGCTGGTGGATCGCAGTGCTCCCTTCGGCACCGGCGCCCTGCTTCCGCGCGGAACCCTGCGCGAGCCGCCGCGGAATCTGTGCCGGGCGAGCTACATCCTGATCACCAAGTGTGACGGCACGCCGAACGACGCCCTGATCGAGAAGCTGCGTCGCCACAACCGCGTGGCTCCGATCATCGAGTGTACCCACGGACCGCGCTATCTGGAGGAGGTTTTCACGGGCGAGCGGAAGCCGCTGGAGTTCCTGCAGGACAAGTGGACGGCGGCGATCAGCGGGATCGCGGTGCCGGAAGGTTTCGAGCGCAGCATCGAAAAGCTCGGCGCGCGGGTGGAGATCCGGCGGCGCTTCTCCGATCATCACCGCTTCTCCCGCAAGGAGATCGACAAGTTCATGGAACGCTGCATCGAGCGGGACATGGAGCTGGTGGTGACGACGGAGAAGGATGCGGTGCGTTTCCCACGCCCGAAGGAGATCACGGTGCCGATCTACTTCCTGCGGATCGAGGTGGAGATCCTGAAGGGCCACGAGGCATGGGAGGATCTGATCACGCGGCTCTGCCATCCATCCGCACCGGGCGATCCGGTGCTGCGATATCGGGATGCCTACGCGCTCTGA
- the rph gene encoding ribonuclease PH, translating into MSLARHDGRQPDQLRPISFIPHVAPYAAGSVLVSFGQTRVICTATIEEDVPRWMKMQRVEGGWLTAEYSMLPYSTLERKQRDITRGKLDGRSSEIQRLIGRALRAVTDLSKLGQRTIWIDCDVLQADGGTRTASITGGCVALAIALNRLMAQGKLKAFPLTKLVSAISAGVVEGNPVLDLDYIEDKGAAVDFNVVMTESGDFVEVQGSGEEAVFSGDEMSAMLDLAKKGAAELTALQRQAILDADRPSGDSLAALAAAFSR; encoded by the coding sequence ATGTCTCTCGCTCGCCACGACGGCCGCCAGCCCGACCAGCTCCGCCCGATCTCCTTCATCCCGCACGTCGCCCCGTATGCCGCCGGTTCCGTACTCGTTTCCTTCGGCCAGACCCGGGTCATCTGCACCGCCACCATTGAGGAGGACGTACCCCGCTGGATGAAGATGCAGCGGGTGGAGGGCGGCTGGCTCACCGCCGAGTACAGCATGCTGCCCTACTCCACCTTGGAGCGAAAGCAGCGGGATATCACCCGTGGCAAGCTTGATGGCCGCTCATCCGAGATTCAGCGCCTCATCGGCCGGGCCCTCCGTGCCGTCACCGATCTGAGCAAGCTCGGCCAGCGCACCATCTGGATCGACTGCGACGTGCTCCAAGCGGACGGCGGCACCCGCACCGCCTCCATCACCGGCGGCTGCGTCGCTTTGGCCATCGCGCTGAACCGCCTGATGGCGCAGGGCAAGCTGAAGGCTTTCCCGCTCACCAAGCTCGTCTCCGCCATCTCCGCCGGGGTCGTGGAAGGAAACCCGGTCCTCGACCTCGATTACATCGAGGACAAGGGAGCCGCGGTCGATTTCAACGTGGTGATGACCGAGAGCGGGGATTTCGTGGAAGTCCAAGGGAGCGGCGAGGAGGCGGTTTTCTCGGGCGACGAGATGAGCGCCATGCTGGATCTGGCGAAAAAGGGTGCCGCCGAACTCACCGCCCTGCAGCGCCAAGCCATCTTGGATGCGGACCGGCCCTCCGGCGACTCGCTGGCGGCGCTTGCAGCCGCCTTTTCCCGCTGA
- a CDS encoding type II secretion system protein — MKAKYRQHGGFTLVELLVVIVIIAALAGLSAPVILKQRKAADRTEALNNIRQIGMSLFEFDSEYGTFPDNNTSEDVKENTGTSLNFAGTFSNDYFRQLIAVGLKSEKPFWCKTSFSPKKPDDVYQTPAKALEAGEVGFSYIMASQTEGQSSSGDPGRPVVVSPSYKAQTDWTFDPEPYGEKAIVLKLDNSAAAMNIRVDNKYIATGVAGRYLQTVGDNTPWGSDANPILRAPQPRGGGN, encoded by the coding sequence ATGAAAGCCAAATATCGCCAGCACGGCGGTTTCACCTTGGTGGAGCTGCTCGTGGTGATCGTGATCATCGCGGCCCTCGCGGGCCTCTCGGCTCCCGTGATCCTGAAGCAGCGCAAGGCTGCCGACCGCACGGAAGCGCTGAATAACATCCGCCAGATCGGGATGTCCCTGTTCGAATTCGACAGCGAATACGGCACCTTCCCGGACAACAACACGTCGGAAGACGTGAAGGAGAATACCGGAACGAGCCTGAACTTCGCCGGCACCTTCTCGAATGACTACTTCCGCCAGCTCATCGCTGTCGGTCTGAAGTCCGAGAAGCCTTTCTGGTGCAAAACCTCGTTCTCGCCCAAGAAGCCGGACGATGTCTATCAGACCCCGGCCAAGGCGCTGGAAGCCGGTGAAGTCGGCTTCAGCTACATCATGGCTAGCCAGACCGAAGGCCAGAGCAGCTCCGGTGACCCGGGCCGCCCGGTCGTCGTCTCGCCGTCTTACAAGGCTCAGACCGACTGGACCTTCGACCCCGAGCCCTACGGCGAAAAGGCGATCGTCCTGAAGCTGGATAACAGCGCTGCGGCCATGAACATCCGCGTGGACAACAAGTACATCGCGACCGGTGTGGCCGGCCGTTACCTCCAGACCGTGGGTGACAATACCCCCTGGGGTTCCGACGCCAACCCGATCCTCCGTGCCCCGCAGCCCCGCGGCGGTGGCAACTGA